The following proteins are encoded in a genomic region of Variovorax paradoxus:
- a CDS encoding DUF3300 domain-containing protein produces the protein MTTPLRRTPVARLLTISLCIGALAVAGCNKTNDTPSAPAPAPAAPPAATAPVPAPAPAAPAPAAYTPPSADQLYQLVAPIALYPDKLVAQVLAGSTYPDQITAAHDWRAQNAALKGGALADAANQQPWDPSVKSLTAFRPVLDQMAGNIAWTEALGQAYYNDPADVMNAIQVMRQRASAAGRLKNNDKLRIASAATPRNYTPAPDMQPVYAGPTVIEPPPQLITIEPAQPDVVYVPSYDPQRIYGEPVPVYPGYGYAPPVEAAPGYSRGQMAAAGAFTFGLGVVVGAALERHDWGWRSWDMNWGAPRYRDRDRAAQPAYARPAVVYNNSTYISRSTTVVNNVRNVYNNNAPRSMPPGAPASSFAGGPAPGVAQQQNAQLAQQQQQQQQQARQQQAFMRQQQEQQEAGQQAQQLQARRRQQEQQERQARLQQQQQQDRLQRQQAQQAQRQERHQPRNTPQPPPQAVLQQQQQQQEQARRQQDQRGQQEARAASLQAQQQQQQRAAQQSQQQRSSAQQEQSRRQQMLQQQQTQQQARVLQQQQAQQQHVQRQQAQQQARQQQQQEQMRQQQQQAQAARQQQQQQAMQQQHQQRQQQQQQQQIHQQQAQQHAAAAAAAAATHRRPPGRPGEPSKEQP, from the coding sequence ATGACAACACCATTGCGCCGCACGCCGGTCGCGCGGCTCCTGACGATCTCGCTGTGCATCGGCGCGCTCGCCGTCGCCGGCTGCAACAAGACAAACGACACGCCTTCGGCACCGGCGCCAGCACCCGCTGCACCTCCAGCGGCTACCGCGCCTGTCCCTGCGCCGGCGCCGGCTGCTCCAGCGCCCGCGGCCTACACACCCCCCTCGGCCGATCAGCTCTACCAGCTCGTCGCGCCCATCGCGCTGTATCCCGACAAGCTCGTGGCGCAGGTGCTGGCCGGCTCCACCTATCCCGACCAGATCACCGCCGCACACGACTGGCGGGCACAGAACGCAGCGCTCAAGGGCGGCGCACTCGCCGATGCGGCCAACCAGCAGCCCTGGGATCCGAGCGTCAAGTCGCTCACCGCGTTCCGCCCGGTGCTGGACCAGATGGCCGGCAACATCGCGTGGACCGAGGCACTCGGCCAGGCCTACTACAACGATCCGGCCGATGTGATGAACGCCATCCAGGTCATGCGCCAGCGCGCATCGGCGGCGGGCCGGCTCAAGAACAACGACAAGCTGCGCATCGCCAGTGCCGCGACGCCGCGGAACTACACGCCGGCGCCGGACATGCAACCCGTCTACGCGGGCCCCACTGTGATCGAGCCGCCTCCGCAGCTCATCACCATCGAGCCCGCGCAGCCCGACGTGGTGTACGTGCCGAGCTACGACCCGCAGCGCATCTACGGCGAGCCCGTACCCGTGTACCCCGGCTATGGGTACGCGCCACCCGTCGAAGCTGCCCCTGGCTACAGCCGCGGCCAGATGGCGGCGGCCGGTGCATTCACCTTCGGGCTCGGCGTGGTCGTGGGCGCCGCGCTCGAACGCCACGACTGGGGATGGCGCTCATGGGACATGAACTGGGGCGCACCGCGCTATCGGGATCGCGACCGCGCGGCGCAGCCGGCCTACGCCCGGCCCGCGGTGGTCTACAACAACAGCACCTACATTTCGCGCTCGACCACCGTGGTCAACAACGTGCGCAACGTCTACAACAACAACGCACCGCGCAGCATGCCGCCCGGCGCTCCCGCGTCCAGTTTCGCGGGAGGTCCCGCTCCGGGCGTGGCTCAACAACAGAACGCCCAGCTGGCGCAGCAACAGCAACAGCAACAGCAGCAGGCACGGCAGCAGCAAGCCTTCATGCGGCAGCAGCAGGAGCAGCAAGAAGCCGGACAACAGGCCCAGCAGCTGCAAGCACGCCGGCGCCAGCAAGAACAGCAGGAGCGACAAGCGCGCCTTCAGCAGCAACAGCAGCAAGACCGGTTGCAGCGCCAGCAAGCGCAACAGGCGCAACGACAGGAGCGGCACCAGCCGCGCAACACCCCTCAGCCGCCGCCACAGGCCGTGCTTCAGCAACAGCAACAACAGCAAGAACAGGCACGACGGCAGCAGGACCAGCGGGGCCAGCAAGAGGCACGCGCAGCCAGCCTGCAAGCTCAACAACAGCAGCAGCAGCGCGCAGCGCAGCAGTCCCAGCAACAGAGGTCTTCGGCGCAGCAGGAGCAATCACGGCGCCAGCAGATGCTGCAACAACAACAAACGCAGCAGCAGGCCCGTGTGCTTCAGCAGCAGCAGGCTCAACAGCAACACGTGCAACGCCAGCAGGCACAGCAACAGGCCCGGCAGCAACAGCAGCAAGAGCAGATGCGCCAGCAGCAGCAACAGGCGCAGGCGGCGCGTCAGCAACAGCAACAGCAGGCGATGCAGCAACAGCACCAGCAACGCCAACAGCAGCAGCAACAACAGCAGATTCACCAGCAACAGGCCCAACAGCACGCGGCCGCCGCTGCAGCCGCTGCGGCAACTCATCGCCGCCCACCCGGGCGCCCTGGCGAACCTTCCAAGGAACAGCCCTGA
- a CDS encoding helix-turn-helix domain-containing protein, translated as MNPHTGAKPGTKPATRPKGEQPTLDRTTFGHRLRSARKRFGWTLAQLAERSGVSITTISRAERGQLALGYENFTALGRALEMDMNAMFAGAGIKPAQLAGPVVTRAGKGVVYRGLSIAYEFLGTTAAGKQMSPIVGTVHARRIHGPEDFVRHAGEEFAYVLSGEIEVHFDNGKVVRLARGDSLYFDSRIGHAYVSVSRQLAKIVGMTTAESGHMKSAREAPASGPVGKVSSKAESNKAKSKPAVATKKAARGRGA; from the coding sequence GTGAATCCACACACGGGGGCCAAGCCGGGCACCAAGCCGGCGACCAGGCCGAAGGGCGAGCAACCCACGCTGGACCGCACCACGTTCGGCCACCGCCTGCGCAGCGCGCGCAAACGTTTCGGCTGGACGCTGGCGCAGCTGGCCGAGCGCTCTGGCGTGTCGATCACCACCATCTCGCGCGCGGAGCGCGGCCAGCTTGCGCTCGGCTACGAGAACTTCACCGCGCTCGGCCGCGCGTTGGAAATGGACATGAACGCGATGTTCGCGGGCGCCGGCATCAAGCCCGCGCAGCTCGCCGGGCCGGTCGTCACCCGCGCGGGCAAGGGCGTGGTGTACCGCGGCCTGTCGATCGCCTACGAGTTCCTGGGCACCACGGCAGCCGGCAAGCAGATGAGCCCGATCGTCGGCACCGTGCATGCGCGCCGCATCCACGGCCCCGAAGACTTCGTGCGGCACGCGGGCGAGGAGTTCGCCTATGTGCTCTCGGGCGAGATCGAAGTGCACTTCGACAACGGCAAGGTCGTGCGCCTTGCGCGCGGCGACTCGCTGTACTTCGACAGCCGCATCGGCCACGCCTATGTGAGCGTCAGCCGGCAGCTTGCAAAGATCGTGGGCATGACGACGGCGGAAAGCGGGCACATGAAATCGGCGCGCGAGGCGCCTGCATCCGGGCCGGTCGGCAAGGTGTCGTCCAAAGCCGAGTCCAACAAAGCCAAGTCCAAGCCGGCAGTCGCAACAAAGAAAGCCGCGCGAGGCCGCGGAGCCTGA
- a CDS encoding NAD(P)/FAD-dependent oxidoreductase, producing the protein MTSNTPAPVAADYLVIGGGIAGASVAYWLAPHARVILLEREAQPGYHSTGRSAALFMESYGTAQVRALTMASRAFLEHPPEGFAEHPLLTPRGALMVAGADHVAELEAHWDVLRAMNTGAKRLSSEEALDMVPALRPEHTAGGVYEPDASDMDVHAIHQGYLRGMRQAGGKLVCDADVTALERVGKLWRVTAGGAVYEAPVVINAAGAWVDTIAQLAGVRPIGIEPRRRSAFIFAPPEGSNVAHWPMVFSADEGWYIKPDAGMLLGSPANADPVEPQDVQPEELDIAFAIHRIEEATTLTIRRPTRAWAGLRSFVADGDLVGGFEPEAPGFFWLAAQGGYGIQTSAAMGEACAALARGLPLPERIAGFGLTAEMLAPQRLRAAAPVG; encoded by the coding sequence ATGACTTCCAACACACCAGCGCCCGTTGCGGCCGACTACCTCGTGATCGGCGGCGGCATTGCCGGAGCCTCGGTGGCCTACTGGCTTGCGCCGCATGCCCGCGTGATCCTGCTCGAACGCGAAGCCCAGCCGGGGTATCACTCCACCGGCCGCTCGGCCGCGCTCTTCATGGAAAGCTATGGCACGGCGCAGGTACGCGCCCTCACCATGGCGAGCCGCGCCTTTCTCGAACATCCGCCCGAAGGCTTTGCCGAGCACCCGCTGCTCACCCCGCGCGGCGCCTTGATGGTGGCGGGCGCCGACCATGTGGCCGAACTCGAAGCCCACTGGGACGTGCTGCGCGCCATGAACACCGGCGCGAAGCGCCTCAGCAGCGAAGAGGCGCTCGATATGGTGCCGGCGCTGCGGCCCGAGCACACGGCGGGCGGCGTCTACGAGCCCGATGCGTCCGACATGGACGTGCACGCCATTCACCAGGGCTATTTGCGCGGCATGCGTCAGGCCGGCGGCAAGCTGGTGTGCGACGCCGATGTGACGGCGCTCGAACGCGTCGGCAAGCTCTGGCGCGTGACGGCCGGCGGCGCGGTGTACGAAGCGCCGGTGGTGATCAACGCGGCGGGCGCATGGGTCGACACCATCGCGCAGCTGGCGGGGGTGCGGCCCATCGGCATCGAGCCGCGCCGGCGCTCGGCCTTCATCTTCGCGCCGCCTGAGGGCAGCAACGTCGCGCACTGGCCGATGGTGTTCAGCGCCGATGAAGGCTGGTACATCAAGCCCGATGCCGGCATGCTGCTCGGTTCGCCGGCCAATGCCGATCCGGTCGAGCCGCAGGACGTGCAACCCGAAGAACTGGACATCGCCTTCGCCATCCACCGCATCGAGGAGGCCACCACGCTCACGATCCGCCGCCCGACCCGCGCCTGGGCCGGCTTGCGTTCCTTCGTGGCCGACGGCGACCTGGTGGGCGGCTTCGAGCCCGAGGCGCCCGGCTTCTTCTGGCTCGCGGCGCAGGGCGGCTACGGAATCCAGACATCGGCGGCCATGGGCGAGGCCTGCGCGGCACTCGCACGCGGGCTGCCGTTGCCGGAGCGCATCGCGGGTTTCGGACTCACGGCCGAGATGCTCGCTCCGCAGCGCCTGCGTGCGGCGGCACCTGTGGGTTGA
- a CDS encoding ZIP family metal transporter: MNLIVIIVATLVAGIGSVWLAALLLRVGVRSGSGGVNSQHLLSLAAGALLATAFMHLLPEAFESRIQPAMLFGVLLFGLVFFFLLDKAELWHHGHEHHYGDTVPGPIGHRAEEHAHGHDHDHDHGHAHAHAHGHAPRAGGWAVLTGDSVHCFGDGILIASAFIADIRLGLVAAIAVLAHEVPHHIGDLVVLRQSSVNQRAALVKVSLAGTMTMLGGIVGWWLVDQLHGLLPYFLVLASSSFVYVALADLIPQLQKRLPARQTAAQIAWLVVGIALVTLVSRLSHGEHGHGEHGHDEGHGEHGHVHKD; encoded by the coding sequence ATGAATTTGATAGTGATCATCGTGGCGACCCTGGTTGCCGGCATCGGAAGTGTCTGGCTTGCCGCCTTGCTGTTGCGCGTGGGCGTGCGCAGCGGATCGGGCGGCGTGAATTCGCAGCACCTGCTGAGCCTGGCCGCGGGGGCGCTGCTGGCGACCGCGTTCATGCACCTTCTGCCCGAAGCCTTCGAAAGCCGCATCCAGCCCGCGATGCTGTTCGGCGTGCTGCTGTTCGGCCTGGTGTTCTTTTTCCTGCTCGACAAGGCGGAGCTCTGGCACCACGGCCACGAGCATCACTATGGCGACACCGTGCCGGGTCCGATCGGCCACAGGGCGGAGGAGCATGCGCATGGCCACGACCATGACCACGATCACGGCCATGCCCACGCTCATGCGCACGGCCATGCACCGCGTGCGGGCGGCTGGGCCGTGCTGACCGGCGACAGCGTGCACTGCTTCGGCGACGGCATCCTGATCGCTTCGGCTTTCATCGCGGACATCCGCCTCGGCCTGGTGGCGGCCATTGCCGTGCTTGCGCACGAGGTTCCGCACCACATCGGAGACCTGGTCGTGCTGCGCCAGAGTTCAGTGAACCAGCGCGCGGCGCTGGTCAAGGTGTCGCTCGCCGGCACCATGACCATGCTCGGCGGCATCGTGGGATGGTGGCTGGTCGACCAACTGCACGGCCTGTTGCCGTATTTCCTGGTGCTTGCCAGCAGCAGCTTCGTCTATGTTGCGCTGGCCGACCTGATTCCCCAATTGCAAAAGCGCCTGCCCGCGCGGCAGACCGCGGCGCAGATTGCCTGGCTGGTGGTGGGCATTGCGCTCGTCACGCTCGTGAGCCGGCTCTCGCACGGCGAGCACGGGCATGGCGAGCACGGCCACGACGAGGGCCATGGGGAGCACGGCCACGTCCACAAGGATTGA
- a CDS encoding dienelactone hydrolase family protein: protein MSLRDDSRSDFDSLRPGESTEQGATRRTALKAAIGVGYAAAVMPVMAQTAISTSAEGLKAGPIKYTVNGFEVPAYAAAPAGKTGLPVILVIQEIFGVHEYIADTCRRFAQLGYLAIAPELYARQGDPRGYTDIPKLQADIVSKVPDAQVLADLDGALAYAKANGGDTSKTGITGFCWGGRFVWLYAATGKVKAGVAWYGRLVGQPSELSPKHPIDVAANLQAPVLGLYGGKDQGIPLDTVDKMKAALANGTPAAKASSFVVYPEAGHAFHADYRPSYVKSAADDGWQRATAWFKANGVV from the coding sequence ATGTCCCTTCGCGACGACAGCCGTTCCGATTTCGATTCGCTTCGCCCCGGCGAGAGCACAGAGCAGGGCGCCACGCGCCGCACCGCACTCAAGGCCGCCATCGGTGTGGGCTACGCGGCGGCCGTCATGCCGGTCATGGCGCAGACCGCCATCAGTACCTCGGCCGAGGGCCTGAAGGCCGGCCCGATCAAGTACACCGTCAACGGCTTCGAGGTGCCCGCCTATGCGGCCGCGCCGGCCGGCAAGACGGGCCTGCCGGTGATCCTGGTGATCCAGGAGATCTTCGGCGTGCATGAATACATCGCCGACACCTGCCGTCGCTTTGCCCAACTCGGCTACCTGGCCATTGCGCCCGAACTCTATGCGCGCCAGGGCGATCCGCGCGGCTACACCGACATTCCCAAGCTGCAGGCCGACATCGTGAGCAAGGTGCCCGATGCCCAGGTACTGGCCGATCTCGACGGCGCCCTGGCCTATGCCAAGGCCAACGGCGGCGACACGAGCAAGACCGGCATCACCGGCTTCTGCTGGGGTGGCCGCTTCGTCTGGCTCTATGCAGCCACGGGCAAGGTCAAGGCCGGCGTGGCCTGGTACGGCCGCCTGGTCGGGCAGCCGAGCGAACTTTCGCCGAAGCACCCCATCGATGTCGCGGCCAACCTGCAGGCGCCCGTGCTCGGTTTGTACGGCGGAAAGGACCAGGGCATCCCCCTTGACACGGTTGATAAGATGAAAGCAGCGTTGGCAAATGGAACCCCGGCTGCCAAGGCTTCGAGCTTCGTCGTGTATCCCGAAGCAGGCCATGCGTTCCATGCCGACTACCGCCCGAGCTATGTGAAGAGCGCGGCCGATGACGGATGGCAGCGCGCCACGGCCTGGTTCAAAGCCAATGGCGTCGTCTGA
- a CDS encoding aspartate/glutamate racemase family protein: MASTNVVGILGGMGPAAGADFVRLFVQACAQQMRARGEPVRDQSFPEHWLAQVPVPDRTDALGSAETGAHQPLEPMLQAMGRLAALGSQAVAIACNTAHAWHARLQERFPHVELLHMAREVAQHLAGQGAGNVALMATEGTYRVRLYEQALAEAGLDCHVPLAEERRIITRGIFDGVKAGNMRLAEACFSEVALRLSERHGPVTIIMGCTEVPLGLQGSAAVAGLNLVDPAQVLAAALARRAYRD; the protein is encoded by the coding sequence ATGGCTTCCACCAACGTAGTCGGCATCCTGGGCGGCATGGGCCCTGCAGCAGGAGCCGACTTCGTCCGGCTGTTCGTGCAGGCCTGCGCCCAGCAGATGCGGGCGCGCGGGGAGCCGGTGCGGGACCAGTCCTTTCCGGAGCATTGGCTCGCGCAGGTGCCGGTGCCCGACCGAACCGACGCACTGGGCTCGGCGGAGACCGGCGCGCACCAGCCGCTCGAGCCGATGCTGCAGGCAATGGGGCGTCTTGCCGCGCTGGGCAGCCAGGCGGTGGCCATTGCCTGCAACACCGCGCATGCCTGGCATGCACGGCTGCAGGAACGTTTTCCTCACGTGGAACTGTTGCACATGGCACGCGAGGTGGCGCAGCATCTCGCTGGGCAGGGTGCGGGCAATGTGGCCTTGATGGCGACCGAAGGCACCTACCGCGTCCGTCTCTACGAGCAGGCGCTGGCCGAGGCGGGGCTCGATTGCCATGTGCCGCTGGCGGAAGAACGCCGCATCATCACGCGCGGCATCTTCGACGGCGTGAAGGCCGGGAACATGCGGCTCGCCGAAGCGTGTTTTTCTGAAGTGGCGCTGCGGCTCTCGGAACGCCACGGGCCGGTCACCATCATCATGGGATGCACCGAGGTGCCGCTCGGGCTGCAAGGGTCGGCCGCGGTGGCCGGGCTCAACCTTGTCGATCCGGCGCAGGTGCTGGCCGCTGCATTGGCGCGCCGCGCTTATCGCGACTGA
- a CDS encoding transporter substrate-binding domain-containing protein, producing the protein MKLSALMAAAAVVLLTATGVQAADTLAKIAESGKITLAYRESSVPFSYLDGPNKPIGFSVELSNAVVEAVKKKLNKPSLQVQLMPVTSQNRIPLITNGTVDLECGSTTNNSARGKDVAFAINHFYTGTRLLTKKSSKIKDYADLAKKTVASTTGTTNALVMRKYNTEKNLDMDIVLGKDHADAFLLVESDRAVAFAMDDILLFGLIANAKNPADYEVVGEALQVEPYACMLPKDDPAFKKLVDDTFIGMMKSGEFEKLYTKWFMSPIPPKNVPLNLPMSPQLKDNLKTPSDKPAT; encoded by the coding sequence ATGAAACTCTCCGCATTGATGGCCGCCGCTGCCGTGGTGCTGCTGACCGCCACCGGCGTCCAGGCCGCCGACACGCTGGCGAAGATCGCCGAGTCCGGCAAGATCACGCTCGCCTACCGCGAGTCGTCGGTGCCCTTCAGCTACCTGGACGGTCCCAACAAGCCGATCGGCTTCTCGGTCGAACTCTCCAACGCCGTGGTCGAAGCGGTGAAGAAGAAGCTCAACAAGCCCAGCCTGCAGGTGCAGCTGATGCCGGTGACCTCGCAGAACCGCATTCCGCTGATCACCAACGGCACCGTCGACCTGGAGTGCGGCTCCACCACCAACAACAGCGCGCGCGGCAAGGACGTGGCCTTTGCCATCAACCATTTCTACACGGGCACGCGCCTGCTGACGAAGAAGTCTTCCAAGATCAAGGACTACGCCGACCTTGCCAAGAAGACGGTGGCCAGCACCACCGGCACCACCAATGCACTGGTCATGCGCAAGTACAACACCGAGAAGAACCTCGACATGGACATCGTGCTCGGCAAGGACCACGCCGACGCCTTCCTGCTCGTGGAAAGCGACCGCGCCGTGGCTTTTGCCATGGACGACATCCTGCTGTTCGGCCTGATCGCCAACGCCAAGAACCCGGCCGACTACGAGGTGGTGGGCGAAGCGCTGCAGGTCGAGCCCTATGCCTGCATGCTGCCCAAGGACGACCCTGCCTTCAAGAAGCTGGTGGACGACACCTTCATCGGCATGATGAAGAGCGGCGAGTTCGAAAAGCTCTATACCAAGTGGTTCATGTCGCCGATCCCGCCGAAGAACGTGCCGCTGAATTTGCCCATGAGCCCGCAGCTCAAGGACAACCTCAAGACGCCGTCGGACAAACCGGCGACCTGA
- a CDS encoding D-amino acid dehydrogenase, whose product MHVCVLGAGIVGLATAWQLERRGHQVTVIDRATPGAGASGGNGAQLSYSYVQPLADASIWRQLPKLLLSPSSPLKLRPQLDPLQWRWGLEFLAACNAATSRDTTSQLLALAASSRTEFETMRAELSPDCDFSATGKLVLYSNASSLESARTQLELQRTMGSKQRIVAPHECVAIEPALASYRSQIAGAVYTPSECAADCLKVCAELMGALRARGVRFLLGTDAHGFARNGARVAAVKSSEGDIEADAFVMALGSASHKLGRALGAYLPVYPLKGYSITVEVDPSPDAAPRVNVTDSARKVVFARIGSRLRVAGMAELVGHDASIPATRIETLAAATRAVFPRASRLEELHPWTGMRPATPKGLPIIGRLPSAPSNMLFNTGHGALGFTLAFGSALKIAEALPA is encoded by the coding sequence ATGCATGTGTGCGTGCTCGGCGCCGGCATCGTGGGCCTGGCCACCGCCTGGCAACTCGAACGCCGAGGCCATCAAGTGACGGTGATCGACCGTGCCACACCCGGTGCGGGCGCGAGCGGCGGCAACGGTGCGCAGCTCAGCTACTCGTATGTGCAGCCGCTGGCCGATGCATCGATCTGGCGCCAATTGCCCAAGCTGCTGCTTTCGCCGAGTTCGCCGCTCAAGCTGCGGCCCCAGCTCGATCCGTTGCAGTGGCGCTGGGGGCTGGAATTTCTGGCAGCCTGCAACGCCGCGACCTCGCGCGACACCACCTCGCAGTTGCTGGCGCTTGCCGCGTCGAGCCGCACCGAGTTCGAAACCATGCGGGCCGAGCTGTCGCCCGACTGCGATTTTTCCGCCACGGGCAAGCTGGTGCTCTACAGCAACGCATCGTCGCTCGAAAGCGCGCGGACCCAGCTCGAGCTGCAGCGCACGATGGGCAGCAAGCAGCGCATCGTCGCGCCGCACGAATGCGTGGCGATCGAGCCCGCGCTCGCGAGCTACCGCAGCCAGATTGCGGGCGCGGTCTACACGCCGAGCGAATGCGCTGCCGACTGCCTCAAGGTGTGCGCCGAACTCATGGGTGCGCTGCGCGCGCGCGGCGTGCGCTTTCTGCTCGGCACCGACGCGCACGGCTTCGCGCGCAACGGCGCGCGGGTGGCCGCGGTGAAGTCCAGCGAAGGAGATATCGAGGCCGACGCCTTCGTGATGGCGCTGGGCTCGGCTTCGCACAAGCTCGGGCGTGCATTGGGCGCGTACCTGCCGGTGTATCCCCTCAAGGGCTACAGCATCACGGTGGAGGTCGACCCTTCTCCGGATGCCGCGCCGCGCGTGAACGTGACCGACAGCGCACGCAAGGTGGTGTTCGCGCGCATCGGCTCCCGCCTTCGCGTGGCGGGCATGGCCGAACTGGTGGGGCACGACGCAAGCATTCCGGCCACGCGCATCGAAACGCTGGCGGCCGCGACGCGCGCTGTGTTTCCGCGCGCGAGCCGGCTCGAAGAACTGCATCCGTGGACCGGCATGCGGCCCGCGACGCCCAAGGGGCTGCCAATCATCGGCCGTCTACCGAGCGCGCCGTCGAACATGCTGTTCAACACGGGGCATGGGGCGCTGGGCTTCACGCTGGCCTTCGGCTCGGCCCTCAAGATTGCCGAGGCGCTGCCCGCCTGA
- a CDS encoding LysR family transcriptional regulator, which produces MRLRHIEVFNAIMLTGSVSAAARLINITQPAVSRTLQHAELQLGFPLFQRAKGRLTPTTEALTLYPHIERLFAQLDEVQRLAANLRAGSDTGELRILSVLALSYEVLPRALKAFREKHPGYSITVESLHSPQIMSALLLQEADVGFVFSPAVHPSLTQETLADTRMVCIAPKGMLPRALVRNGSVALHDLADRPVIGLDSRDPVGTSLSQACRQAGVGFQQAVVTVQTYHAALSMAHHGLGVALVDGCTARSADSTKVDVLALEPHIPVPVRALRFAGRPDSVAVRGITRCMQQAIQEAM; this is translated from the coding sequence ATGCGCCTGCGTCACATCGAGGTTTTCAACGCCATCATGCTCACGGGCAGCGTGAGCGCGGCGGCGCGGCTCATCAACATCACGCAGCCGGCGGTGAGCCGCACCTTGCAGCATGCCGAACTGCAATTGGGCTTTCCGCTGTTCCAGCGCGCCAAGGGCCGGCTCACACCGACCACCGAGGCGCTCACGCTGTATCCGCACATCGAGCGGCTGTTCGCGCAACTCGACGAGGTGCAACGCCTTGCGGCCAATCTGCGCGCGGGCAGCGACACCGGCGAACTGCGCATCCTGAGCGTGCTGGCGCTGAGCTACGAAGTGCTGCCGCGCGCGCTCAAGGCCTTTCGCGAAAAGCACCCGGGCTATTCCATCACGGTCGAATCGCTGCATTCGCCGCAGATCATGTCGGCACTGCTGCTGCAGGAGGCCGACGTGGGCTTTGTCTTCAGCCCTGCGGTGCATCCTTCGCTCACCCAGGAAACGCTCGCCGACACGCGCATGGTGTGTATCGCACCGAAGGGCATGCTTCCGCGTGCGCTGGTGCGCAACGGTTCGGTGGCGCTGCACGACCTGGCCGACCGGCCGGTCATCGGGCTCGACAGCCGCGACCCGGTGGGCACCAGTTTGAGCCAGGCCTGCCGACAGGCGGGCGTGGGTTTCCAGCAGGCGGTGGTCACGGTGCAGACCTATCACGCAGCGCTGTCGATGGCGCACCACGGCTTGGGCGTGGCGCTGGTCGACGGATGCACCGCCCGTTCGGCCGACAGCACCAAGGTCGACGTGCTGGCGCTGGAGCCGCACATCCCGGTGCCGGTGCGCGCCTTGCGTTTCGCGGGCCGGCCTGATTCGGTGGCGGTGCGCGGCATTACCCGCTGCATGCAGCAGGCGATCCAGGAAGCGATGTAA
- a CDS encoding M20/M25/M40 family metallo-hydrolase: MTLFPVRSWCRAGGALLIAAACQAALAAPDARIASLAAEQKQPLLDSLSQLVGIESGSRDLEGLEKISDLIAGKLKALGGEVEFIDPSAEAYRMDDTPEKIGRVVRATFKGTGKKKIMLIAHMDTVYTVGMLSKQPFRVEGDKAFGLGIADDKQGVAVIIHTVAMLQALKFKEYGTLTVLINGDEEISSPGSRALITRLGGEHDAVLSFEGASVKEDKLSLATAGIASVTLNVAGKASHAGSAPELGVNALYELSHQVLQMRDLSDPATGLKMNWTISKSGSNRNVIPASATASADVRVLKVSDYDRIEQQVQERVKKQLIPEAKVELKFERRRPPLEATDASRTLAAHAQRIYKDEVGKPLGADDKAAGGGTDAAFAALKTKAPVVERFGLQGFGAHSADAEYVLVDSIEPRLYLATRMVMDLSRNKIGN; the protein is encoded by the coding sequence ATGACCCTGTTCCCCGTTCGTTCCTGGTGCCGCGCAGGCGGCGCACTCCTGATTGCCGCGGCCTGCCAGGCGGCGCTGGCCGCACCCGATGCGCGCATCGCCTCGCTGGCAGCCGAGCAGAAGCAGCCGCTGCTCGATTCGCTGTCGCAGCTCGTGGGCATCGAGTCCGGCAGCCGCGACCTGGAAGGCCTCGAAAAGATCTCCGATCTCATTGCCGGCAAGCTCAAGGCGCTGGGCGGCGAGGTCGAATTCATCGACCCCAGTGCCGAGGCCTACCGCATGGACGACACGCCCGAGAAGATCGGCCGCGTCGTGCGCGCGACATTCAAGGGCACGGGCAAGAAGAAGATCATGCTCATTGCGCACATGGACACGGTCTACACCGTGGGCATGCTCAGCAAGCAGCCGTTCCGCGTCGAAGGGGACAAGGCCTTCGGGCTCGGCATTGCCGACGACAAGCAGGGCGTGGCGGTCATCATCCATACGGTGGCGATGCTGCAGGCGCTCAAGTTCAAGGAATACGGCACGCTCACCGTGCTGATCAACGGCGACGAGGAAATCAGCTCGCCCGGTTCGCGCGCGCTCATCACGCGACTCGGCGGCGAGCACGACGCGGTGCTTTCGTTCGAAGGCGCCTCGGTCAAGGAAGACAAGCTCTCGCTCGCCACCGCGGGCATTGCCTCGGTCACGCTCAACGTCGCGGGCAAGGCGTCGCATGCGGGCTCGGCACCCGAACTCGGCGTGAACGCGCTCTACGAACTCTCGCACCAGGTGCTGCAGATGCGCGACCTGTCGGACCCCGCCACCGGCCTCAAGATGAACTGGACCATCTCGAAATCCGGCAGCAACCGCAACGTGATTCCGGCCAGCGCCACGGCCAGCGCCGACGTGCGCGTACTGAAGGTGAGCGACTACGACCGCATCGAGCAGCAGGTGCAGGAGCGCGTCAAGAAGCAGCTGATTCCCGAGGCCAAGGTCGAGCTGAAGTTCGAGCGCCGCCGTCCGCCGCTCGAGGCCACCGATGCCTCGCGCACGCTTGCCGCGCACGCGCAGCGCATCTACAAGGACGAGGTCGGCAAGCCGCTGGGCGCCGACGACAAGGCCGCCGGCGGCGGTACCGATGCGGCGTTTGCCGCGCTCAAGACCAAGGCGCCGGTGGTCGAGCGCTTCGGCCTGCAGGGCTTCGGCGCGCACTCGGCCGACGCCGAATACGTGCTGGTGGATTCGATCGAACCGAGGCTCTACCTCGCCACGCGCATGGTGATGGATCTCTCGCGCAACAAGATCGGCAACTGA